In Nitrosococcus oceani ATCC 19707, the following proteins share a genomic window:
- the rimM gene encoding ribosome maturation factor RimM (Essential for efficient processing of 16S rRNA) produces MELGQEATDDKRYVLVGRISGLYGVQGWLRVYSYTQPRNNILDYEPWYLQQNGAWQARRLRKGRVQGKGIVVALEGIDERDVAALWVGCEIAVHRDQLPPPQEGEYYWSDLIGLQVITLQGEVLGQVDRLLETGANDVLVVRGERERLLPFLMGMIVKQVDLQQGLLTVDWDPDF; encoded by the coding sequence GTGGAGCTAGGGCAGGAAGCGACTGACGATAAGCGTTATGTCCTCGTCGGACGTATCTCGGGGTTATATGGCGTACAGGGCTGGCTTCGGGTGTATTCCTATACCCAACCCCGGAATAATATTCTGGATTATGAGCCTTGGTACCTGCAGCAGAATGGAGCCTGGCAAGCGCGTCGGTTAAGGAAGGGACGCGTCCAAGGCAAGGGAATTGTGGTTGCCTTGGAAGGAATCGATGAGCGGGATGTGGCGGCTCTCTGGGTAGGTTGTGAAATTGCTGTTCATCGGGATCAGCTGCCCCCTCCCCAAGAGGGCGAATATTATTGGAGTGACCTCATTGGGCTGCAGGTGATCACTCTGCAAGGGGAGGTGCTTGGCCAGGTCGACCGTTTGCTGGAGACGGGAGCAAATGACGTACTTGTCGTTCGAGGGGAGCGGGAGCGGTTACTCCCCTTCCTGATGGGAATGATCGTTAAGCAAGTAGACCTCCAGCAAGGATTATTGACTGTCGATTGGGATCCGGATTTCTAG
- the trmD gene encoding tRNA (guanosine(37)-N1)-methyltransferase TrmD, translating to MRFGVITLFPGMFDALWDSGVVGRALKQGKISLNFWNPRDFAHDRHRTVDARPYGGGPGMVMGIQPLRDAIHVGRAELGKGCRVLYLSPQGRRLDQAGLEALASNESLLFVAGRYEGVDERLIEMEVDEEWSIGDYVLSGGELAAMVIIDGLARLLPGVLGAAESAQQDSFVNGLLDCPHYTRPEVIEGYRVPPVLLSGDHKAIRRWRLKQALGRTWLKRPDLLSRRILDLEQQHLLAEFIREYQAEHREPR from the coding sequence ATGCGCTTTGGCGTGATCACCCTGTTTCCCGGTATGTTTGATGCGCTATGGGACTCCGGGGTGGTCGGGCGTGCCTTAAAACAAGGGAAAATATCATTAAATTTTTGGAATCCAAGAGATTTCGCCCATGATCGGCACCGCACCGTAGATGCTCGGCCCTATGGTGGGGGGCCGGGTATGGTGATGGGAATTCAGCCTCTCCGCGATGCTATTCACGTGGGACGCGCCGAGTTAGGGAAAGGTTGCCGAGTCTTATATCTTTCTCCCCAGGGGCGACGGCTAGATCAAGCGGGATTGGAGGCATTGGCTAGCAATGAATCCTTGCTTTTTGTGGCAGGCCGCTACGAAGGGGTGGATGAGCGTCTCATCGAAATGGAAGTCGATGAAGAATGGTCCATCGGCGATTATGTCTTGAGCGGTGGAGAACTAGCGGCCATGGTAATAATAGACGGTTTGGCGCGATTGCTACCCGGTGTATTAGGTGCAGCGGAGTCCGCTCAGCAGGATTCCTTCGTTAATGGTTTGCTTGACTGTCCTCACTACACGCGCCCGGAGGTAATTGAGGGTTATAGAGTGCCGCCTGTGTTACTAAGCGGCGATCATAAAGCTATTCGTCGCTGGCGGTTAAAGCAAGCACTGGGTCGGACCTGGCTTAAGCGGCCGGATTTATTGAGTAGGCGGATATTAGATCTGGAGCAGCAACACTTACTTGCTGAGTTTATTCGGGAATATCAGGCGGAACATAGGGAACCGAGATGA
- a CDS encoding methylated-DNA--[protein]-cysteine S-methyltransferase, giving the protein MVHSVYGAIVATPLGKLGLSTSGNILIGLDFLPPNIPEYFPSDSTARVALAQLQAYFADPRVMFTLSLLPQGTAFQKRVWHTLRLIPPGSTVTYGKLAKKLKTSPRAIGAACRSNPLPIFIPCHRVISSQGLGGYSGATEGPYLDIKAWLLRHETEGG; this is encoded by the coding sequence ATGGTGCATTCCGTTTATGGGGCGATTGTAGCCACCCCTCTAGGCAAGTTGGGATTATCCACTTCTGGAAATATTTTGATCGGCCTGGATTTTTTGCCACCTAATATTCCAGAATATTTTCCCTCAGACTCCACTGCGCGGGTAGCGCTCGCTCAACTTCAAGCTTATTTTGCCGATCCTAGAGTCATGTTTACATTATCTCTCCTGCCACAGGGAACAGCATTTCAGAAGCGGGTTTGGCATACTTTGCGCCTTATACCACCAGGTTCGACGGTCACCTATGGCAAGCTTGCCAAGAAATTAAAAACCAGCCCACGAGCGATAGGCGCTGCCTGTCGCAGCAATCCTTTACCTATTTTTATCCCTTGCCATCGGGTGATTTCCAGCCAAGGTTTGGGGGGTTATAGTGGCGCTACGGAGGGGCCTTACCTGGATATCAAGGCATGGCTGTTGCGGCATGAGACGGAGGGAGGATGA
- the rplS gene encoding 50S ribosomal protein L19 — MSNNIIKAIESEQLKQDLPEFCPGDTVQVQVRVKEGTRERLQAFEGVVIAKRNRGLNSSFTVRKISHGEGVERVFQTHSPTLESILVKRRGDVRRAKLYYLRERRGKAARIKEKI, encoded by the coding sequence ATGAGCAATAATATTATTAAGGCAATTGAATCAGAGCAGCTAAAGCAAGATTTACCAGAATTTTGTCCAGGAGACACGGTTCAGGTGCAGGTTCGGGTGAAAGAGGGCACGCGTGAACGTTTACAGGCCTTTGAAGGGGTTGTGATTGCGAAGCGTAACCGTGGTCTCAACTCTTCATTTACCGTGCGCAAAATTTCTCATGGGGAAGGGGTTGAGCGGGTTTTTCAGACCCATAGTCCTACCTTAGAAAGTATTCTGGTTAAACGCCGGGGTGATGTGCGCCGTGCTAAACTCTATTATCTGCGGGAGCGGAGAGGCAAGGCGGCCCGTATTAAAGAAAAGATTTAA
- a CDS encoding DsbC family protein gives MGKKLLGFLLAGGLVTLSFSVVGDEEIKAVRASLQKLVPGVEPQSIKPAPIPGIYEVVLEGQVFYLSQDGRYMVQGQLVDLATRTNLTEERLKVIRAAAISDLDEQNMIVFGPKQAKHTVNVFTDIDCGYCRQLHQHIEEYNALGLKIRYLAFPRAGIGSSSYDKAVEVWCAKDPHQAMTQAKAGKSVEDTAKCENPVADQFKLGQSLGVNATPTLMLEDGTVLPGLVRPQALVNLLEQKVAAHP, from the coding sequence ATGGGAAAGAAATTACTGGGTTTTCTATTGGCGGGGGGATTGGTTACGCTCTCATTTTCTGTGGTTGGAGACGAGGAAATCAAGGCGGTGCGGGCATCTCTGCAAAAATTAGTGCCGGGAGTGGAGCCACAAAGCATCAAACCGGCGCCTATTCCTGGCATTTATGAAGTGGTGCTGGAAGGGCAAGTGTTTTATCTGAGCCAGGATGGCCGTTATATGGTGCAAGGGCAGTTGGTCGACTTGGCAACCCGGACTAATTTGACCGAGGAGCGGCTCAAGGTTATACGGGCTGCGGCGATCAGCGACCTAGATGAACAGAATATGATTGTGTTTGGACCAAAGCAGGCAAAACACACCGTGAATGTCTTTACCGATATTGATTGCGGTTACTGCCGCCAATTACACCAGCATATAGAAGAGTACAATGCTTTGGGGCTTAAAATCCGTTATCTTGCCTTTCCCCGTGCCGGTATTGGCTCTTCCTCCTATGACAAGGCGGTAGAGGTATGGTGTGCTAAGGACCCCCATCAGGCAATGACTCAAGCCAAGGCAGGGAAATCGGTTGAAGATACTGCTAAGTGCGAGAATCCCGTGGCTGATCAGTTTAAACTCGGTCAATCTTTGGGGGTTAATGCTACTCCGACCCTGATGCTGGAAGATGGTACGGTGTTGCCAGGGCTAGTCCGTCCCCAAGCACTCGTTAATCTCTTGGAACAAAAGGTGGCGGCTCACCCCTGA
- the lpxH gene encoding UDP-2,3-diacylglucosamine diphosphatase: protein MATFFISDLHLGTGKTEIQLRAIEFLSQEAPYGDALYILGDLFDYWIGDDAPTAEGLAIITALRRLADVGVTLHFLSGNRDFLVGQVFSQASGCQILSDPAIIDLYGVPTLLMHGDTLCTDDVAYQRARARLRRPAILRTYLALPKSWRRAVAQRLRRQSQAHVQHQPLTIMDVNQTAVETALRIHGVKQLIHGHTHRPAVHHFTVDGHPRQRIVLGDWDRGKSALSCTPEGFHFSDSRILEPRFGNLQG from the coding sequence ATGGCTACATTTTTCATCTCGGACCTTCACCTCGGAACAGGCAAAACTGAGATTCAGTTACGGGCTATCGAGTTCCTCTCCCAGGAGGCGCCTTATGGAGATGCCCTCTATATCCTGGGTGACCTGTTTGACTATTGGATCGGAGATGATGCGCCCACAGCGGAGGGCCTGGCCATTATCACGGCCCTCCGCCGCCTGGCAGATGTCGGTGTAACTCTCCATTTCCTTTCTGGAAACCGGGATTTTCTGGTGGGTCAGGTGTTTTCTCAAGCAAGCGGCTGCCAAATTCTGTCCGATCCTGCCATCATTGACCTCTACGGAGTCCCCACCCTGTTAATGCATGGGGATACGCTTTGCACGGACGATGTGGCCTATCAACGGGCCCGGGCCCGGCTACGCCGGCCAGCTATTCTCCGAACTTATCTGGCCCTACCAAAGTCCTGGCGCCGCGCTGTTGCCCAGCGCTTGCGCCGCCAGAGTCAGGCCCATGTTCAACACCAACCCCTAACAATCATGGACGTAAATCAAACCGCGGTTGAAACGGCCCTCCGAATTCATGGGGTCAAACAGCTCATCCATGGCCATACCCACCGTCCAGCGGTACACCATTTTACCGTTGATGGCCACCCCAGACAACGGATTGTCCTTGGCGACTGGGATCGTGGAAAGAGCGCCCTTAGCTGCACTCCAGAGGGGTTTCATTTTTCCGATTCTCGGATATTAGAACCGCGCTTTGGCAACCTTCAGGGGTGA
- the ffh gene encoding signal recognition particle protein encodes MFDNLTERLGHTLKRLRGQARLTQDNIKDTLREVRVALLEADVALPVVRDFVAKVRERAIGQEVLRSLTPGQAFIKIVHEELMAVMGEAAEGLKLDVRPPAVILMAGLQGSGKTTTVAKLARWLKEQQKKSVLVTSADVYRPAAIQQLETLANEVGVEFYPSKPTEDPVAIAQGAIQQARTQVLDVLIIDTAGRLHVDDLMMAEIKRLHDAVKPVETLFVVDSMTGQDAANTAQAFNDSLALTGVILTKVDGDARGGAALSIRQITGKPIKFLGVGEKTAALELFHPDRLASRILGMGDVLSLVEEVEQKLDKDKAEKLAKKLKKGKGFNLEDFRQQLQQMSEMGGVSNLLDKLPGINLPAGATDQVNDRELIRLGAIINSMTPRERQRPEIIRSSRKRRIAAGSGTQVQEVNRLLKQFAQMQKMMKRMSRKGGMAKLMRGMKGGLPPGMPF; translated from the coding sequence ATGTTTGATAACTTGACGGAACGTCTTGGCCACACGCTAAAACGGCTACGGGGCCAAGCGCGCCTTACTCAGGATAATATCAAAGATACCTTGCGTGAGGTGCGCGTTGCGTTGCTGGAGGCGGATGTTGCGTTACCAGTGGTGCGGGATTTTGTCGCAAAGGTTCGGGAGCGGGCGATTGGCCAGGAGGTGTTGCGCAGTCTTACGCCAGGCCAGGCGTTTATTAAAATCGTCCATGAAGAGCTTATGGCGGTTATGGGAGAGGCTGCGGAAGGACTGAAGTTGGATGTCCGCCCTCCCGCCGTAATCTTGATGGCGGGTTTACAGGGTTCTGGTAAAACAACCACGGTAGCCAAACTCGCCCGTTGGCTGAAGGAACAGCAAAAGAAGTCGGTGCTCGTGACTAGTGCCGATGTTTACCGACCAGCAGCGATTCAACAGCTTGAAACCCTCGCCAACGAGGTGGGGGTAGAGTTTTACCCAAGCAAGCCTACCGAAGACCCGGTTGCTATTGCCCAGGGGGCGATTCAGCAGGCCCGGACCCAAGTGTTGGATGTGCTTATTATTGATACTGCGGGTCGGTTGCATGTGGACGACTTGATGATGGCGGAGATCAAGCGCTTACATGACGCAGTGAAGCCGGTTGAGACCTTATTCGTGGTGGATAGTATGACCGGGCAGGATGCCGCGAATACGGCCCAGGCTTTTAATGATTCTCTAGCGCTGACGGGGGTTATTCTCACCAAGGTTGATGGCGATGCTCGCGGTGGGGCAGCCTTGTCTATCCGCCAGATCACGGGTAAGCCTATCAAATTTTTAGGCGTTGGGGAGAAAACCGCCGCCCTTGAACTCTTTCATCCAGATCGCTTGGCTTCCCGCATACTGGGTATGGGCGATGTGTTAAGCCTGGTGGAAGAGGTAGAGCAGAAGCTTGATAAAGATAAGGCGGAGAAGCTTGCCAAAAAGCTTAAGAAGGGAAAAGGTTTCAATTTAGAAGATTTCCGTCAGCAGTTGCAGCAAATGAGCGAAATGGGCGGAGTTTCGAACTTGCTTGATAAATTACCGGGAATCAACTTGCCTGCGGGTGCGACCGATCAGGTTAATGATCGGGAATTGATCCGTCTTGGGGCGATTATCAATTCCATGACTCCCCGTGAGCGCCAACGGCCGGAAATTATTAGAAGTTCTCGCAAACGGCGCATTGCGGCTGGGTCGGGCACTCAGGTTCAGGAGGTCAACCGTTTACTTAAGCAGTTTGCCCAGATGCAAAAGATGATGAAGCGGATGTCGCGCAAAGGAGGGATGGCTAAGCTGATGAGGGGAATGAAAGGGGGGCTTCCGCCGGGGATGCCCTTCTGA
- the rpsP gene encoding 30S ribosomal protein S16, which translates to MVIIRLARGGAKKRPFYSIVVADKRSKRDGRYIEQLGFFNPIAAGGEVPLRIDMERANYWLSQGAQPSERVAQLFKSYSA; encoded by the coding sequence ATGGTAATAATCCGCTTGGCGAGAGGAGGGGCGAAAAAACGTCCTTTTTATAGTATTGTGGTGGCCGATAAGCGCAGCAAGCGTGACGGGCGCTATATTGAACAATTAGGCTTTTTTAACCCTATTGCGGCGGGGGGAGAAGTCCCTCTGCGAATTGATATGGAGCGGGCTAACTATTGGTTATCTCAGGGGGCTCAGCCTTCCGAACGGGTCGCCCAGCTATTTAAATCTTATTCAGCCTAG
- a CDS encoding HlyC/CorC family transporter: MLDEISLEFLFATLVALLIISACFSSSETALMSLNRYRLRHLEQAQHPGAMRAARLLRRPDRLISLILLGNNFVNILAASIATVIAVRLLGNEGIAVASIVLTVVVLLFAEVTPKTLAALHPERVAFPAAYVLDPLLKLLYPLVWLINIVANALLGLFGVYPHRGSATTLSQEELRVVLSETGLLVPKRHQRMLLSILDLGKVTVNDVMISRHEIDGIDINDSMDSIVTQLTHCAHTRLYVYQDNIDHVVGILHLRKALHLIASNNLHKESLQAIIKEPYFIPEETPLNLQLLNFQRCKRRTGLIVDEYGDILGMVTLEDILEEIVGEFTADAIDSEREIHPQSDGSYLVAGSSNIRELNRIMQWDLPITGPKTLNGLIIEYLESIPSPGIGLRLGQYLIEIVQTSGNAVRTARIRPPEDIEGTGIVTPEPPGLPPQNQS, encoded by the coding sequence ATGCTTGACGAAATTTCTCTAGAATTTTTGTTTGCTACGCTGGTCGCGTTATTAATCATCTCTGCCTGTTTTTCCAGTTCGGAAACAGCACTGATGAGCCTTAACCGCTATCGGCTGCGGCACTTAGAGCAAGCCCAGCATCCAGGGGCAATGCGTGCTGCTCGCCTGCTTCGCCGCCCTGATCGGCTCATTAGCCTTATACTTCTTGGTAATAACTTCGTCAATATTCTGGCCGCCTCGATAGCCACCGTCATTGCCGTACGGCTATTGGGGAATGAAGGGATCGCAGTTGCCTCCATTGTGCTCACAGTAGTAGTGCTATTGTTCGCCGAGGTAACTCCTAAGACCCTAGCGGCTTTGCATCCAGAACGGGTTGCCTTTCCCGCCGCTTATGTCTTGGATCCTTTGCTAAAGCTTCTTTACCCCTTAGTGTGGCTTATTAATATCGTTGCCAACGCCTTGCTCGGTCTTTTTGGCGTTTACCCCCACCGGGGGTCCGCCACTACCCTGAGCCAGGAGGAATTGCGCGTAGTACTGAGCGAAACCGGGTTGTTAGTCCCCAAACGGCACCAGCGCATGCTACTGAGCATTCTCGACCTAGGGAAAGTAACGGTCAATGACGTCATGATTTCTCGCCATGAGATCGATGGCATCGATATTAACGACTCCATGGATAGTATTGTCACCCAGCTAACTCACTGTGCACACACCCGTTTATACGTCTACCAAGACAACATTGATCATGTCGTCGGTATTCTGCACTTGAGAAAAGCACTGCACCTTATCGCCAGTAATAATCTCCATAAAGAAAGCCTGCAAGCTATCATTAAGGAACCCTATTTCATCCCCGAAGAAACCCCCTTAAATCTTCAACTGTTAAATTTTCAGCGATGCAAACGGCGGACTGGCTTAATCGTAGACGAGTATGGTGATATTTTGGGTATGGTTACGCTGGAAGACATCCTAGAAGAAATTGTGGGTGAATTCACCGCCGATGCCATTGATAGTGAAAGAGAGATACATCCGCAATCGGATGGCAGCTATTTAGTTGCCGGCAGCAGCAATATTCGGGAGTTAAACCGGATTATGCAATGGGATCTCCCTATTACCGGCCCAAAAACCTTAAACGGCCTCATTATTGAGTACCTGGAATCTATTCCAAGCCCAGGTATCGGCTTGCGCCTCGGCCAGTACCTTATCGAAATCGTTCAAACTAGCGGAAATGCCGTGCGCACAGCCCGCATACGGCCACCTGAAGATATAGAAGGCACTGGGATTGTAACTCCCGAACCACCTGGTCTTCCCCCCCAAAATCAGTCATAG
- the xerD gene encoding site-specific tyrosine recombinase XerD, with the protein MISSEQARFSADQGHLERFLNALWLEEGLAENTLAAYRRDLERFSRWLHSQGRTLIGAQREDLLAYLAHRLEGGDKSRSVARSVSSLRRFYRYLMGEKIRDNDPSDRVESPRLGRLLPESLSEEEVEALLAAPKTEDSLGLRDRTMLETLYATGLRVSELVNLTLPQLNPRQGVVYLSGKGNKERLVPLGEVALSWLDRYCREARLGLVRSQVNEILFLTRRGGAMSRQAFWYLIKRYARQSGIQKALSPHTLRHAFATHLLNHGADLRVVQILLGHADLSTTQIYTHVARARLQQLHQQHHPRG; encoded by the coding sequence ATGATAAGCTCTGAACAGGCTCGCTTCTCAGCCGATCAGGGGCACCTGGAGCGCTTTCTGAATGCCTTATGGTTAGAAGAAGGGCTGGCGGAGAATACTCTAGCGGCTTATCGCCGTGATTTAGAGAGATTTTCCCGCTGGCTGCACTCCCAGGGACGAACCCTCATTGGGGCGCAACGGGAAGATTTGCTGGCCTATCTAGCGCACCGCTTGGAAGGGGGCGACAAATCTAGAAGCGTTGCCCGTTCGGTTTCTAGCCTACGCCGTTTTTACCGTTATCTCATGGGGGAGAAAATCCGCGACAACGACCCCAGTGATCGTGTGGAGTCCCCTCGGCTTGGGAGGCTCTTGCCCGAGTCATTGAGTGAAGAGGAAGTGGAAGCCTTATTAGCCGCCCCTAAGACTGAGGATAGCCTGGGACTACGGGATCGAACGATGTTGGAAACTTTATATGCTACCGGACTGCGGGTTTCTGAATTAGTTAATTTAACTCTTCCTCAATTGAATCCTCGGCAGGGAGTAGTCTATTTAAGTGGTAAAGGCAATAAAGAACGTTTGGTGCCTTTAGGAGAAGTTGCGCTGAGCTGGCTTGACCGTTATTGCCGTGAAGCCCGTCTAGGATTAGTTAGGAGTCAGGTTAATGAAATATTATTCCTGACCCGGCGCGGCGGCGCCATGAGTCGGCAAGCTTTCTGGTATCTGATTAAGCGTTATGCCCGCCAGTCTGGTATCCAAAAGGCCCTTTCACCTCATACTTTGCGCCACGCTTTTGCCACCCATCTTTTGAATCATGGGGCGGATCTGCGGGTAGTGCAAATTTTGCTTGGGCATGCAGACCTTTCGACTACGCAAATTTACACGCACGTGGCTAGAGCTCGTTTGCAACAGCTTCACCAGCAGCATCATCCTCGCGGCTAA
- a CDS encoding cytochrome C assembly family protein, which yields MLNISIMPLESLLGIVCYCAAGIALGWCLLNANAKKGKRSASKQLAGLLGLAGVVFHSFVLANHLFTTSGISLSFTDALSAAAWLMALLLLAASLKKPIENMGIAVYPFAAIALGTQDLFPSQHIVVKFSAESGVMKPLEIHILISLVAYSLLALAAMHALLLAVQNHQIRNKHPGGFIRALPPLQTMETLLFQILTVGFVLLSLSLFSGILFLEDIFAQHLAHKTVFSIVAWLVFGILLWGRWRSGWRGRTAIHWTLCGFFFLMLAYFGTKLVLEIVLQRT from the coding sequence ATGCTGAATATATCGATTATGCCTCTAGAGAGTCTGCTTGGCATTGTTTGTTATTGTGCTGCCGGCATCGCTCTAGGCTGGTGCTTATTAAATGCCAATGCCAAAAAAGGCAAGCGGAGCGCCAGCAAACAACTCGCAGGCCTATTGGGGCTAGCGGGGGTAGTTTTTCATAGCTTCGTGCTAGCTAACCATCTTTTTACAACCTCTGGAATCAGCCTTAGCTTTACCGACGCGCTGTCCGCCGCGGCCTGGCTAATGGCCCTGCTCTTACTAGCCGCCAGCCTCAAAAAACCCATAGAAAATATGGGAATTGCCGTCTATCCCTTTGCGGCCATTGCGCTCGGGACGCAAGATTTATTTCCATCCCAGCATATCGTCGTTAAATTCAGCGCCGAATCCGGCGTGATGAAGCCTTTGGAAATTCACATTCTAATCTCTCTGGTAGCCTACAGCCTGCTCGCTTTGGCAGCCATGCATGCCCTCCTGCTGGCGGTCCAAAATCACCAGATCCGGAATAAGCATCCAGGCGGCTTTATCCGCGCCCTACCGCCCTTGCAGACCATGGAAACCCTTCTATTCCAGATTCTCACGGTGGGGTTTGTGCTGCTTTCACTGAGTTTATTCAGCGGCATTCTCTTTCTAGAAGATATATTTGCCCAACACCTTGCCCATAAAACCGTATTCTCGATCGTTGCTTGGCTGGTGTTTGGGATCTTGTTATGGGGGCGTTGGCGCTCCGGCTGGCGGGGGCGCACGGCAATCCACTGGACTCTATGCGGTTTTTTCTTCCTGATGTTAGCCTACTTCGGCACTAAATTGGTACTAGAAATTGTATTACAACGCACTTAG
- a CDS encoding YajQ family cyclic di-GMP-binding protein encodes MPTFDVVSEVDKHELQNAIDQVNREIGTRFDFRGTEAHIEKSEEELILVAESEFQLQQMRTILDTKLAKRGVDVDCLEAKEPEIIGKRARQSIQVRQGIDKDTARKIIKIIKESKLKVQAAIQGEQVRISGKKRDDLQQVIALLREADLDLPLQYINFRD; translated from the coding sequence ATGCCTACATTCGATGTGGTTTCTGAAGTTGACAAGCATGAACTACAAAACGCCATTGACCAGGTTAATCGTGAAATCGGTACCCGCTTCGATTTTCGTGGAACCGAGGCTCATATTGAGAAGTCAGAAGAAGAACTCATATTGGTTGCTGAGAGTGAATTTCAGCTTCAACAGATGCGAACCATACTGGATACTAAGCTTGCTAAGCGGGGGGTGGATGTGGATTGTCTAGAAGCTAAGGAGCCAGAAATCATAGGGAAGCGGGCCCGCCAGTCCATTCAAGTACGGCAAGGTATCGATAAGGATACCGCCCGTAAAATCATCAAAATAATCAAGGAGAGCAAGCTCAAGGTCCAAGCTGCTATTCAAGGAGAGCAAGTGCGAATTTCAGGCAAAAAACGGGATGATTTACAGCAAGTGATTGCTTTGCTGCGGGAGGCCGATTTGGATTTACCCCTGCAGTACATTAACTTTCGTGATTAA